Proteins encoded in a region of the Sphingopyxis sp. OAS728 genome:
- a CDS encoding UPF0262 family protein produces the protein MADADPSKQRIISIELDEGSIVWRNPDVEQERRVAIFDLIEDNKFVPQRGHEDGYAGPYRLMLRVEDGRLIFEISREDGSPLEAIILGLGRFRRPIRDYFAICDSYYQAIKTSTAQQIETVDMARRGLHNEAAEMLMDRLDGKIAVDFATARRLFTLICVLHIKG, from the coding sequence ATGGCCGACGCAGACCCTTCGAAACAACGGATCATTTCGATCGAACTCGACGAGGGTTCGATCGTGTGGCGCAATCCGGATGTCGAGCAGGAACGCCGGGTCGCGATCTTCGACCTGATCGAAGATAATAAATTCGTGCCGCAACGCGGGCATGAGGATGGCTATGCTGGCCCCTACCGCTTGATGTTGCGTGTCGAGGACGGCCGGCTGATCTTTGAAATATCACGCGAAGATGGCTCCCCGCTTGAGGCCATCATCCTCGGGCTTGGCCGCTTTCGCCGCCCGATCCGCGACTATTTCGCGATCTGCGATAGCTATTATCAGGCGATCAAGACGTCGACAGCGCAGCAGATCGAGACCGTCGACATGGCGCGGCGCGGCCTGCACAACGAGGCAGCCGAGATGCTGATGGATCGCCTCGACGGCAAGATCGCGGTCGATTTCGCAACGGCGCGGCGATTGTTCACGCTGATCTGCGTGCTGCACATCAAGGGTTGA
- a CDS encoding GH25 family lysozyme: protein MATGAIRGKGSGKAADDWRAAIARTLRKIGGAIVLLLLAAGLALWWAARWTPDRALYPIQGVTINAGNGDVHWGSIKAAGADFAYIMGTDGSAGVDPQFARNMAAAREAGVQAGAIHRYSLCQLATDQAANFIRHVPRRADALPAVVWLDYDDRCPDRPTRALLLSELATFLAQIEAHMGKRSLIAPGPAFEADYRVTQGIARTTWLRRDFFEPDYGAHPWAMWQANDYIRLSGAEGTVGWNALRPQGEMR from the coding sequence ATGGCGACGGGGGCGATCAGGGGCAAAGGGTCAGGCAAGGCCGCCGACGATTGGCGCGCGGCAATCGCGCGGACGCTGCGCAAGATCGGCGGCGCGATCGTGCTGCTGCTCCTCGCCGCGGGACTCGCGCTATGGTGGGCGGCACGCTGGACGCCCGACCGCGCGCTTTATCCGATCCAGGGCGTGACGATCAACGCGGGCAATGGCGATGTTCATTGGGGGTCGATCAAGGCCGCCGGTGCCGATTTCGCATACATCATGGGGACTGACGGCTCGGCGGGGGTCGATCCGCAATTCGCGCGTAACATGGCTGCTGCACGCGAGGCCGGGGTGCAGGCAGGCGCGATCCATCGCTACAGCCTCTGCCAGCTCGCCACCGACCAAGCCGCCAATTTCATTCGCCATGTCCCGCGCCGCGCCGACGCCCTCCCTGCGGTCGTGTGGCTCGACTATGATGATCGCTGCCCCGACCGCCCGACGCGCGCGCTGCTGCTGTCCGAACTCGCCACTTTTCTGGCACAGATCGAGGCGCATATGGGCAAGCGCAGCCTGATCGCCCCCGGCCCGGCGTTCGAGGCCGATTACAGAGTCACACAGGGTATCGCGCGTACCACCTGGCTGCGCCGCGATTTCTTCGAACCCGACTATGGTGCCCATCCCTGGGCGATGTGGCAGGCGAACGACTATATCCGGCTGTCGGGCGCCGAGGGCACCGTCGGCTGGAACGCGCTGCGCCCGCAAGGAGAGATGCGATGA
- a CDS encoding cytidine deaminase, translating to MTEDRDALIDAARDAATRAYAPYSGFHVGAALLLKNGDVVTGANVENASYGLTLCAETVAVAKIVNEGWIGELAEVAIVGGHPDGDRLLGTDPVNPCGRCRQILNEAAERSQTDILVHCASGDGSAVKTYKLSELLPVAFGPKDLGLID from the coding sequence ATGACCGAGGACCGTGATGCACTGATCGACGCCGCGCGCGACGCCGCAACCCGCGCCTATGCGCCCTATTCGGGCTTCCACGTCGGCGCAGCGCTGCTGCTCAAGAATGGCGACGTCGTGACCGGCGCCAATGTCGAAAATGCGAGCTATGGCCTGACGCTCTGCGCCGAAACCGTCGCGGTGGCAAAGATCGTCAACGAGGGATGGATCGGTGAGCTTGCCGAGGTCGCGATCGTCGGCGGCCACCCCGACGGCGACAGGCTGCTCGGCACCGATCCGGTCAACCCGTGCGGACGCTGCCGCCAGATATTGAACGAAGCCGCCGAACGATCGCAGACCGACATTCTCGTCCATTGTGCCTCGGGCGACGGCAGCGCGGTGAAGACCTACAAGCTCAGCGAGCTGCTTCCCGTAGCTTTCGGGCCCAAGGATCTCGGCCTCATCGACTGA
- the dcd gene encoding dCTP deaminase, producing MAILSDRWIREAAQTQGMIEPFVEAQRRDGCISYGLSSYGYDARVAPEFKIFTNVDSTIVDPKDFDPKNFVDRETDVCIIPPNSFALARTVEYFRIPRDVLVICLGKSTYARCGIIVNVTPLEPGWEGHVTLEFSNTTPLPAKIYANEGACQFLFLQGNEPCETSYADRAGKYMGQKGVTLPKL from the coding sequence ATGGCCATTCTTTCCGATCGCTGGATTCGCGAAGCCGCCCAAACGCAGGGCATGATCGAACCGTTTGTCGAGGCGCAGCGCCGCGACGGTTGCATCAGCTACGGCCTCTCCTCCTACGGCTATGACGCGCGCGTCGCGCCCGAGTTCAAGATCTTCACCAACGTCGATTCGACGATCGTCGATCCCAAGGATTTCGACCCGAAGAATTTCGTCGACCGCGAAACCGACGTCTGCATCATCCCGCCCAACAGCTTCGCGCTGGCGCGCACGGTCGAATATTTCCGCATCCCGCGCGACGTGCTCGTCATCTGCCTCGGCAAATCGACCTATGCGCGCTGCGGCATCATCGTGAACGTCACCCCGCTCGAACCCGGCTGGGAAGGCCATGTGACGCTCGAATTTTCGAACACCACCCCCCTGCCCGCCAAAATCTATGCCAATGAAGGCGCGTGCCAGTTCCTGTTCCTGCAAGGCAATGAGCCGTGCGAGACGAGCTACGCCGACCGCGCGGGAAAATATATGGGGCAAAAGGGCGTCACGCTGCCCAAGCTCTGA
- a CDS encoding cellulase family glycosylhydrolase, with the protein MKFRTAALALTALLSSTAAHAEGFLKVEGTQIVDGSGKSVILRGMGLGGWMLQEGYMLKLGEVGQQHKIRAKLVELVGEERTATFYRAWLDNHTTEADIAAMAKWGFNSVRLPIHFDQLTLPTDKEPKPGQDTWHEEGFQRIDRLLEWSKANRIYLILDLHAAPGGQGNDLAISDRDPAKPSLWQSEENQRKTVALWTKLAARYKDESWIGGYDLINEPNWSFATPGKGNGCDETENKAVWSLQQRISAAIRKVDKKHIVIIEGNCWGNNYKGLPPVWDANMVLSFHKYWNRNDEASIAEITATRRRTNRPIWLGESGENSNVWFRDAIALVEGEGIGWNFWPLKKIGFNQPLEIDPGEGWMKIVAWATGKGPKPDADAAFAAMMTFAENSRFEKNIVHRDVIDAMLRQPHDASYRPFVARRIGGGPLTIRAVDYDLGAAGVAYQDSVDADYHVATGGDWAVWNNGRTYRNDGVDIARGADGAPYVSDFVTGEWMRYSAEVAKAGRWTVAARVRSAKGGRIGIDESGIAVPAGAAWQVVKLADVDLPAGPGAATLRAIDCSDCEIAELVFTPR; encoded by the coding sequence ATGAAATTCCGCACCGCCGCACTCGCGCTTACCGCGCTGCTTTCCTCGACTGCGGCGCACGCCGAGGGCTTTCTGAAGGTTGAGGGGACCCAGATCGTCGACGGATCGGGCAAGTCGGTGATCCTGCGCGGCATGGGCCTCGGCGGCTGGATGCTGCAGGAAGGCTATATGCTGAAGCTCGGCGAGGTCGGGCAGCAGCACAAGATCCGCGCCAAGCTTGTCGAACTGGTCGGCGAGGAGCGCACCGCGACCTTCTATCGCGCCTGGCTCGACAATCACACGACCGAGGCGGACATCGCCGCGATGGCGAAATGGGGCTTCAACTCGGTGCGCCTGCCGATCCATTTCGACCAGCTGACCCTGCCGACCGACAAGGAACCGAAGCCCGGCCAGGACACATGGCATGAGGAGGGCTTCCAGCGCATCGACCGCCTGCTCGAATGGAGCAAGGCGAACCGCATCTACCTGATCCTCGACCTGCACGCCGCGCCCGGCGGCCAAGGCAACGACCTTGCCATCTCCGATCGAGATCCAGCCAAACCTTCGCTGTGGCAGAGCGAAGAGAACCAGCGGAAAACCGTCGCGCTGTGGACCAAACTTGCGGCCCGCTACAAGGATGAGTCGTGGATCGGCGGCTATGACCTGATCAACGAGCCGAACTGGAGCTTCGCGACCCCCGGCAAGGGCAATGGCTGCGACGAGACCGAGAATAAGGCGGTCTGGAGCCTGCAGCAGCGGATCTCCGCCGCGATCCGCAAGGTCGACAAAAAGCATATCGTGATCATCGAGGGCAATTGCTGGGGCAATAATTACAAAGGCCTGCCGCCCGTGTGGGACGCCAATATGGTGCTGAGTTTCCATAAATATTGGAACCGCAACGACGAAGCGAGCATCGCCGAAATCACGGCAACGCGCAGACGCACCAATCGCCCGATCTGGCTCGGCGAGTCAGGCGAGAACAGCAATGTCTGGTTCCGGGATGCAATCGCGCTGGTCGAGGGTGAAGGCATCGGCTGGAATTTCTGGCCGCTCAAGAAAATCGGCTTCAACCAGCCGCTCGAAATCGATCCCGGCGAAGGCTGGATGAAAATTGTCGCATGGGCGACCGGCAAGGGGCCGAAGCCCGACGCCGACGCGGCCTTTGCGGCGATGATGACTTTCGCCGAAAACAGCCGGTTCGAGAAGAATATCGTGCACCGCGACGTCATCGACGCGATGCTGCGCCAACCGCACGATGCAAGCTACAGGCCCTTTGTCGCGCGCCGCATCGGCGGAGGTCCGCTTACCATCCGTGCCGTCGACTATGACCTCGGCGCGGCTGGCGTCGCCTATCAAGACAGCGTCGACGCCGATTATCATGTGGCGACCGGCGGCGATTGGGCGGTGTGGAACAACGGCCGCACGTACCGCAACGACGGCGTCGATATCGCGCGCGGCGCGGACGGCGCCCCCTATGTTAGCGATTTCGTCACCGGCGAATGGATGCGCTACAGCGCCGAGGTTGCAAAGGCCGGCCGCTGGACCGTCGCCGCGCGCGTGCGCTCGGCAAAGGGCGGGCGCATCGGCATCGACGAGAGCGGCATCGCCGTTCCCGCAGGCGCCGCATGGCAGGTCGTCAAGCTCGCCGATGTCGACCTGCCCGCCGGTCCCGGCGCCGCCACGCTGCGCGCGATCGATTGCAGCGACTGCGAGATCGCCGAGTTGGTCTTCACGCCGCGCTAG
- a CDS encoding DoxX family protein, with protein MSMLAVFIGRLFIALIFIVSGINKLIHVSDTSAMISAANLPGGLAIPVGLFELIAGICIALGIAVRLISILLAIFVLATILFFHREFTDPVQAMAAMKNLAIAGGLLCLFGYGHTRWSYDALRAKRRDELAAHRAQEHATDAELRAARAEGRAEAVGAPVVVKKRPFWRR; from the coding sequence ATGTCCATGCTTGCCGTTTTCATCGGACGCCTGTTTATCGCGCTGATTTTCATCGTTTCGGGGATCAACAAGCTGATCCACGTGTCCGACACCAGCGCGATGATTAGCGCCGCGAACCTCCCGGGCGGCCTCGCCATTCCGGTCGGGCTGTTCGAACTGATCGCGGGCATCTGCATCGCGCTCGGCATCGCCGTTCGCCTCATATCGATACTGCTCGCGATCTTCGTCCTCGCCACCATCCTCTTCTTCCACCGCGAATTCACCGATCCGGTGCAAGCTATGGCGGCGATGAAGAATCTGGCGATTGCCGGGGGGCTGCTCTGCCTGTTCGGCTACGGCCATACGCGCTGGAGCTACGACGCGCTGCGCGCCAAGCGGCGCGACGAGCTCGCAGCACACCGGGCGCAAGAACATGCAACCGATGCCGAACTCCGCGCCGCACGCGCCGAAGGAAGAGCCGAAGCCGTCGGGGCGCCGGTCGTCGTCAAGAAACGCCCCTTCTGGCGCCGCTAG
- a CDS encoding saccharopine dehydrogenase family protein, with amino-acid sequence MAAAREFDIIVYGATGFTGRLVAEYLAEHYAGRKDAPKWAMAGRSADKLAEVRDLIGAPKDTPLIVADASDPAGLDAMAASTKVVLTTVGPYQLYGNELVAACVKAGTAYADLCGEPGWMRDMIDAHEDAAKASGARITFSCGFDSIPFDLGVHFLQAEAIKRHGKPAPRVKGRVRKMAGAASGGTIASLTETLKAMAKKPSLALLLKSSFALTPGFEGPSQPTGLVPEYDAATGTWTAPFVMAPINTKNVHRTNFLLGHPWGADLVYDEMVMTTIGDAGKAMAEAMAKANPFDPSIKPGEGPSKEERDNGFYDVLFIGEYPDGTTVRASVQGDRDPGYGSTSKMLAETGIALLANKGEGGVWTPGALLGDALIDRLTEHAGLTFQIED; translated from the coding sequence ATGGCTGCGGCCCGCGAATTCGACATCATCGTCTATGGCGCGACCGGCTTTACCGGGCGGCTCGTCGCCGAATATCTTGCCGAGCATTACGCCGGGCGCAAAGACGCGCCGAAATGGGCAATGGCGGGGCGCAGCGCCGACAAGCTCGCCGAGGTCCGCGACCTGATCGGTGCGCCCAAAGACACCCCGCTGATCGTCGCCGACGCCAGCGATCCTGCCGGCCTCGACGCAATGGCGGCAAGCACGAAGGTCGTGCTGACCACCGTCGGTCCGTACCAGCTTTACGGCAACGAACTTGTCGCGGCATGCGTGAAGGCGGGGACCGCCTATGCGGATCTCTGCGGCGAACCCGGCTGGATGCGCGACATGATCGACGCGCACGAAGACGCCGCCAAGGCATCGGGCGCGCGCATCACCTTCAGCTGCGGTTTCGATAGCATCCCCTTCGACCTCGGCGTTCATTTCCTGCAGGCCGAAGCGATCAAACGCCACGGCAAACCTGCGCCGCGCGTCAAGGGCCGCGTCCGCAAGATGGCGGGCGCAGCTTCGGGCGGTACGATCGCGAGCCTCACCGAAACGCTGAAGGCCATGGCAAAAAAGCCGTCGCTCGCGCTGCTCCTCAAATCGAGTTTCGCATTGACCCCGGGCTTCGAGGGGCCCTCGCAGCCGACCGGCCTCGTTCCCGAATATGACGCCGCGACAGGCACCTGGACCGCGCCCTTCGTGATGGCGCCGATCAACACCAAGAATGTCCATCGCACCAATTTCCTGCTCGGCCATCCGTGGGGCGCGGATCTGGTCTATGACGAGATGGTGATGACGACGATCGGTGACGCCGGAAAGGCCATGGCCGAAGCGATGGCGAAGGCGAATCCCTTTGACCCCAGCATCAAGCCCGGCGAAGGCCCGAGCAAGGAAGAGCGCGATAACGGTTTTTACGATGTGCTCTTCATCGGCGAATATCCGGACGGCACCACCGTGCGCGCCAGCGTTCAGGGCGACCGCGACCCCGGCTATGGATCGACGTCGAAGATGCTCGCCGAAACGGGCATCGCGCTGCTCGCGAATAAGGGCGAAGGTGGCGTGTGGACGCCGGGCGCGCTCCTCGGCGATGCATTGATCGACCGGCTCACCGAACATGCCGGACTGACGTTCCAGATCGAGGATTAA
- a CDS encoding acyl-CoA thioesterase yields MTTSPSALDALLSTLRTEEGVAKAHIDEGWMQGRTAYGGISSAVALAGTMALHPTETPLRYAQISFVGPVGGDCTVETRVLRQSKSSLFIDAGVSSDQGFGTAAVFAFSGDRKSHLDHNRIDMPNTPDPATLAPVPEHKARPSFTRHFDMRPVNGPRFEWKSDVGEYLTWVRFVEEPACHPAVALLAMGDALPPAAMALFREFGPISSMNWTVNMLTGTPATDDGWWLLSAKTGYARHGLSVQDMMLWNRAGEPILSGSQAIAIYA; encoded by the coding sequence ATGACGACCTCTCCCAGCGCGCTCGACGCGCTGCTCTCGACGCTGCGTACCGAAGAGGGCGTGGCGAAGGCGCATATCGACGAAGGATGGATGCAGGGCCGCACCGCTTATGGTGGGATCAGCTCGGCTGTCGCGCTCGCGGGGACGATGGCACTCCATCCGACCGAGACGCCGCTGCGCTATGCCCAGATCAGCTTCGTCGGCCCGGTGGGCGGCGATTGCACGGTCGAGACGCGCGTGCTGCGCCAGTCGAAATCCTCGCTGTTCATCGACGCCGGCGTGTCGAGCGACCAGGGGTTTGGCACCGCTGCGGTCTTCGCCTTCTCGGGCGACCGCAAGAGCCATCTCGACCACAATCGCATCGATATGCCGAATACGCCCGATCCCGCGACGCTGGCGCCGGTGCCCGAACATAAGGCGCGTCCTTCCTTCACGCGCCATTTCGATATGCGTCCGGTCAATGGTCCGCGTTTCGAATGGAAAAGCGACGTCGGCGAATATCTGACCTGGGTCCGCTTCGTCGAGGAGCCAGCCTGTCATCCTGCGGTCGCGCTGCTCGCGATGGGCGACGCCCTGCCTCCGGCCGCAATGGCTCTGTTCCGTGAATTCGGCCCGATCAGCTCGATGAACTGGACCGTCAATATGCTCACCGGCACGCCGGCGACCGACGACGGCTGGTGGCTCTTGTCGGCCAAGACCGGCTATGCGCGGCATGGCCTGTCGGTCCAGGACATGATGCTGTGGAACCGCGCTGGCGAACCGATCCTGAGCGGCAGTCAGGCGATCGCGATCTACGCGTGA
- a CDS encoding ATP-binding protein, protein MKLRLWPKSLIGQLVFAVAVMLFVAQAINFVLLSRGMRQQTLAHGGGMAVARIIDAIERDRRGDFGPPRNERERHEARERAEKLVISDQRPPMPVGAVRVPDLAAYVEGLLGETNIPATMVDAWAVPPRERQRLRRPAFPDRAVIVVAKVDGRYFAVRTRIAAGGNRLQGFLVWQTLSLYLLLLVPIMLIAWRAARPLRDLTRAARANPALRDAEPLEEEGPSDVRELIGAFNAYRSRIATMLSDKDRMLGAVGHDLRTPLASLRVRVEQIDDDRLRDKMIASIEEMTAMLSDILALARSGAGTEAQERIPLHELIGELAADYQERGQDVEVGDIAGATVLARPMLLKRALRNLADNAVAYGLRARLSVMLREGHARIIVSDDGPGLTDEQIKTLIEPFARGEQSRNRATGGAGLGLSIARDIAEGEGGTLALNNRAGGGLDAVITLPVIS, encoded by the coding sequence GTGAAACTGCGCCTGTGGCCCAAAAGCCTGATCGGGCAGCTCGTCTTTGCCGTCGCGGTGATGCTGTTCGTCGCGCAGGCGATCAATTTCGTGCTGCTGTCGCGCGGGATGCGGCAGCAGACCCTCGCGCATGGTGGCGGCATGGCGGTCGCGCGGATCATCGATGCGATCGAGCGCGACCGCCGCGGCGACTTCGGGCCGCCGCGCAACGAACGCGAGCGGCACGAAGCCCGCGAGCGGGCGGAAAAGCTGGTGATTTCGGATCAGCGCCCCCCAATGCCCGTCGGCGCCGTCCGGGTGCCCGACCTTGCTGCCTATGTCGAAGGTTTGCTGGGCGAAACCAATATCCCTGCGACCATGGTCGATGCGTGGGCGGTCCCGCCGCGCGAACGGCAACGGCTGCGCCGGCCTGCATTCCCCGACCGTGCCGTCATTGTCGTCGCCAAGGTCGATGGGCGCTATTTCGCGGTGCGAACGCGAATTGCGGCAGGCGGAAACCGGCTTCAGGGCTTCCTCGTCTGGCAGACGCTGTCGCTCTACCTGTTGCTGCTCGTCCCGATCATGCTGATCGCGTGGCGCGCCGCGCGGCCGCTGCGCGACCTGACGCGCGCGGCGCGTGCCAATCCGGCGCTCCGCGATGCCGAGCCGCTCGAGGAGGAGGGGCCGTCCGACGTGCGCGAGTTGATCGGCGCCTTCAACGCCTATCGCAGCCGCATCGCGACGATGCTGTCGGACAAGGACCGGATGCTCGGCGCGGTCGGGCATGATCTTCGCACCCCGCTCGCCAGCCTGCGCGTGCGGGTCGAGCAGATCGACGACGACAGGCTGCGCGACAAGATGATCGCCAGCATCGAGGAAATGACCGCGATGCTGAGCGACATATTGGCGCTCGCGCGATCGGGCGCAGGGACCGAGGCGCAGGAGCGCATTCCGCTGCACGAACTGATCGGCGAGCTTGCGGCCGATTATCAGGAGCGCGGGCAGGATGTCGAGGTCGGCGATATTGCCGGCGCCACGGTGCTGGCGCGACCGATGCTGCTCAAGAGGGCGCTGCGTAATCTCGCCGACAATGCGGTCGCTTATGGTCTGCGGGCGCGGCTGTCGGTCATGCTGCGCGAGGGGCACGCCCGGATCATCGTGTCGGACGATGGCCCCGGCCTGACCGACGAGCAGATCAAGACGCTGATCGAGCCCTTCGCGCGCGGCGAGCAATCGCGCAATCGCGCGACCGGCGGGGCGGGGCTGGGGCTATCGATCGCGCGCGATATCGCCGAAGGCGAGGGCGGGACGCTGGCGCTGAACAATCGTGCAGGCGGCGGGCTCGACGCGGTGATTACGTTGCCGGTCATATCTTAG
- a CDS encoding response regulator, producing the protein MTDSDTPRILLIDDEPSIREPLGEYLTGQGFAVTDVASAAEARSVLRAQGVDLVVSDIMMPGEDGLSLTRHLRETSSIPVILLTARAEDTERIIGLEIGADDYVVKPFNPRELVARIRTVLRRTQQGGRALDPGGTYYAFGDWVLREVERVLVDGEGNEVALSSGEYHLLHALVRHPRQVMSRDRLLDMVRGREADIFDRAIDNLVSRLRKKIEVDAAHPQLVKTVWGGGYTLACEVKRMGPAA; encoded by the coding sequence ATGACCGATAGCGACACGCCCCGCATCCTGCTGATCGACGACGAACCGTCGATCCGCGAACCGCTCGGCGAGTATCTGACCGGGCAGGGCTTTGCCGTCACCGACGTCGCGAGCGCCGCCGAGGCGCGCTCGGTGCTGCGCGCGCAGGGCGTCGACCTCGTCGTCAGCGACATCATGATGCCCGGCGAGGACGGCCTGTCGCTGACACGCCATTTGCGCGAGACGAGCAGCATCCCGGTCATCCTGCTGACCGCGCGCGCCGAGGACACCGAACGGATCATCGGACTGGAAATCGGCGCCGACGATTATGTCGTCAAACCCTTCAACCCGCGCGAACTGGTCGCGCGCATTCGCACCGTGCTGCGCCGGACGCAGCAGGGCGGCCGCGCGCTCGATCCGGGCGGGACTTATTATGCATTCGGCGACTGGGTATTGCGTGAGGTCGAGCGTGTGCTCGTCGATGGCGAGGGCAATGAGGTCGCGCTGTCGTCGGGCGAATATCATCTGCTGCACGCGCTGGTCCGCCATCCGCGGCAAGTGATGAGCCGCGACCGGCTGCTCGACATGGTTCGCGGGCGCGAGGCCGATATCTTCGATCGCGCGATCGACAATCTGGTCAGCCGGTTGCGCAAGAAGATCGAGGTCGACGCCGCGCACCCGCAGCTGGTCAAGACTGTGTGGGGCGGGGGCTATACGCTCGCGTGCGAAGTGAAGCGGATGGGGCCGGCGGCGTGA
- a CDS encoding EF-hand domain-containing protein codes for MNKKISLLTLGAALLAVPVLAAPGGAAKGDADGNGVLTRAEAQASAAQMFARMDANKDGKLDVADRSAQHAERQAKIFASLDADGNGSISKAEWDKHGADRAAKRGEKRAEAGEGKRDGMRGGHHGKRGGHHGMGGRMMGKADTDGDKAISQAEFQTAALARFDAADANKDGQVTADERQAQRGAWRAKRGAAPAAPASE; via the coding sequence GTGAACAAGAAAATCTCTCTTTTGACACTGGGCGCCGCGCTTCTTGCCGTGCCCGTTCTTGCTGCCCCCGGTGGTGCGGCCAAGGGTGACGCTGACGGCAATGGCGTGCTGACCCGCGCCGAAGCGCAGGCGAGTGCCGCACAGATGTTCGCCCGGATGGATGCGAACAAGGACGGCAAGCTCGACGTCGCCGACCGCAGTGCGCAGCACGCGGAACGTCAGGCGAAAATCTTCGCCAGCCTCGACGCCGACGGCAACGGCAGCATCAGCAAGGCCGAATGGGACAAGCATGGTGCCGACCGCGCCGCCAAGCGCGGCGAAAAGCGTGCTGAAGCCGGCGAAGGCAAGCGCGACGGCATGCGCGGTGGCCATCACGGCAAGCGCGGCGGCCACCATGGCATGGGCGGCCGTATGATGGGCAAGGCCGACACCGACGGCGACAAGGCGATCAGCCAGGCGGAATTCCAGACCGCGGCACTCGCGCGCTTCGATGCCGCCGACGCGAACAAGGATGGCCAGGTGACCGCCGACGAACGCCAGGCGCAGCGCGGCGCATGGCGCGCCAAGCGCGGTGCGGCTCCGGCCGCTCCCGCAAGCGAATAA